Proteins encoded together in one Micromonospora kangleipakensis window:
- the rpsB gene encoding 30S ribosomal protein S2: MAVVTMRQLLESGVHFGHQTRRWNPKMKRFIMTERNGIYIIDLRQTLDYIEKAYDYVRNTVAEGGSILFVGTKKQAQEAISEQATRVGQPYVNHRWLGGMLTNFQTVYKRLQRMKELEALGDLSGTAAGYTKKETLQLSREKIKLTRTLGGLRDMQKLPAAIWVVDTKKEHIAVDEARKLGIPVIAVLDTNCDPDEVDFPIPGNDDAIRSAELLTKVVAAAVADGLIARSGRRRGGEEKPEPGQVGTDEPLAEWERELLEAPKKAAEQQPAEQPQTEQPAAEQPAPAAAE; this comes from the coding sequence ATGGCCGTCGTGACCATGCGCCAGCTGCTGGAGAGCGGTGTCCACTTCGGGCACCAGACCCGGCGCTGGAACCCGAAGATGAAGCGCTTCATCATGACGGAGCGCAACGGCATCTACATCATCGACCTGCGCCAGACCCTCGACTACATCGAGAAGGCGTACGACTACGTGCGCAACACGGTGGCCGAGGGCGGCAGCATCCTCTTCGTCGGCACCAAGAAGCAGGCCCAGGAGGCCATCTCCGAGCAGGCGACCCGGGTCGGCCAGCCGTACGTCAACCACCGCTGGCTCGGCGGCATGCTGACCAACTTCCAGACGGTGTACAAGCGCCTGCAGCGGATGAAGGAGCTGGAGGCGCTGGGTGACCTGAGCGGCACCGCCGCCGGTTACACCAAGAAGGAGACGCTGCAGCTCTCCCGCGAGAAGATCAAGCTGACCCGCACCCTGGGTGGTCTGCGGGACATGCAGAAGCTTCCGGCCGCGATCTGGGTGGTCGACACCAAGAAGGAGCACATCGCCGTCGACGAGGCCCGCAAGCTGGGCATCCCGGTGATCGCGGTGCTCGACACCAACTGTGACCCGGACGAGGTCGACTTCCCGATCCCGGGCAACGACGACGCCATCCGGTCGGCGGAGCTGCTGACCAAGGTCGTGGCCGCCGCCGTCGCCGACGGTCTGATCGCCCGTTCCGGCCGTCGCCGGGGCGGCGAGGAGAAGCCGGAGCCGGGTCAGGTCGGCACGGACGAGCCGCTGGCCGAGTGGGAGCGCGAGCTGCTGGAGGCGCCGAAGAAGGCTGCCGAGCAGCAGCCGGCCGAGCAGCCGCAGACCGAGCAGCCGGCGGCCGAGCAGCCGGCGCCCGCCGCCGCGGAGTGA
- the tsf gene encoding translation elongation factor Ts, whose amino-acid sequence MSNFTAADVKKLRDLTGAGMMDSKKALTEAEGDFDKAIEILRVKGAKDVGKRAGRTAANGLVAHSGKALLELNCETDFVAKNDAFVALAQQLVEHGERSGVSTAEELLASSIDGKPVAELIQEQSAKIGEKLVLNRFAKLDGNVAVYLHRKSQDLPPAVGVLVEYTGITDEAGDADARGVAMQVAAMRPKYLTRDEVPGDVVESERRIAEQTAREENKPEAALPKIVEGRVNAFFKDFVLVEQASVADNKKTVKQMLAEAGIEVTRFLRFEVGQA is encoded by the coding sequence ATGTCCAACTTCACCGCCGCGGACGTCAAGAAGCTCCGCGACCTCACCGGCGCCGGCATGATGGACTCCAAGAAGGCGCTGACCGAGGCCGAGGGCGACTTCGACAAGGCCATCGAGATCCTGCGCGTCAAGGGCGCCAAGGACGTCGGCAAGCGGGCCGGCCGCACCGCCGCGAACGGCCTGGTCGCGCACTCCGGCAAGGCGCTGCTCGAGCTCAACTGCGAGACCGACTTCGTCGCCAAGAACGACGCCTTCGTCGCTCTGGCCCAGCAGCTGGTCGAGCACGGTGAGCGCAGCGGCGTCAGCACCGCCGAGGAGCTGCTGGCCAGCTCGATCGACGGCAAGCCGGTCGCCGAGCTGATCCAGGAGCAGTCCGCCAAGATCGGCGAGAAGCTGGTGCTGAACCGCTTCGCCAAGCTGGACGGCAACGTCGCGGTCTACCTGCACCGCAAGAGCCAGGACCTGCCGCCGGCCGTCGGCGTGCTGGTCGAGTACACCGGCATCACCGACGAGGCCGGCGACGCCGACGCCCGCGGTGTCGCCATGCAGGTCGCCGCGATGCGGCCGAAGTACCTCACCCGGGACGAGGTGCCGGGCGACGTCGTCGAGTCCGAGCGGCGCATCGCCGAGCAGACCGCCCGCGAGGAGAACAAGCCCGAGGCGGCGCTGCCGAAGATCGTCGAGGGCCGGGTGAACGCCTTCTTCAAGGACTTCGTCCTGGTCGAGCAGGCGTCGGTGGCCGACAACAAGAAGACGGTGAAGCAGATGCTGGCCGAGGCCGGCATCGAGGTCACCCGCTTCCTGCGGTTCGAGGTCGGCCAGGCCTGA
- the pyrH gene encoding UMP kinase: MTQVVSDRSLAADDPTAPPPGRARRVVLKLSGEVFGGGAIGVDPDVVQAIARQIATVVRRGVQVSVVVGGGNFFRGAELQKRGMDRARADYMGMLGTVMNCLALQDFLEKEGIETRVQSAITMAQVAEPYIPLRAIRHLEKGRVVIFGAGAGMPYFSTDTVAAQRALEIRADVVLMSKNGVDAVYTADPRVDPTASKLDSITFSEVLRRNLRVADAAAFSLCMENGLPMLVFGAQGDDTIVRAVGGEKIGTLITA; this comes from the coding sequence ATGACGCAGGTTGTGAGTGACCGGAGCCTGGCGGCGGATGATCCGACCGCCCCACCGCCCGGCCGGGCCCGTCGGGTGGTGCTGAAGCTCTCCGGCGAGGTCTTCGGCGGCGGCGCGATCGGCGTCGACCCGGACGTCGTGCAGGCCATCGCCCGGCAGATCGCCACCGTGGTCCGCCGCGGCGTGCAGGTCTCCGTGGTGGTCGGCGGCGGCAACTTCTTCCGCGGCGCCGAGTTGCAGAAGCGTGGCATGGACCGGGCCCGGGCCGACTACATGGGCATGCTCGGCACGGTGATGAACTGCCTGGCCCTCCAGGACTTCCTGGAGAAGGAGGGCATCGAGACCCGGGTGCAGAGCGCGATCACCATGGCCCAGGTGGCCGAGCCGTACATCCCGCTGCGGGCGATCCGGCACCTGGAGAAGGGCCGCGTGGTGATCTTCGGCGCGGGCGCCGGGATGCCGTATTTCTCCACCGACACGGTCGCCGCCCAGCGGGCGCTGGAGATCCGCGCCGACGTGGTGCTGATGAGCAAGAACGGCGTGGACGCGGTCTACACCGCGGACCCCCGGGTGGACCCGACCGCCAGCAAGCTGGACTCGATCACCTTCTCCGAGGTGCTGCGCCGCAACCTGCGGGTGGCCGACGCGGCGGCGTTCAGCCTCTGCATGGAGAACGGCCTGCCGATGCTGGTCTTCGGCGCGCAGGGCGACGACACCATCGTCCGGGCGGTCGGCGGTGAGAAGATCGGCACCCTGATCACCGCCTGA
- the frr gene encoding ribosome recycling factor — protein sequence MIDDTLLEAEEKMERAVEHAKEEFGAIRTGRANAAMFSKVIIDYYGTPTPLPQMASIGVPEPRMVIIKPYDNSQINAMEKAIRDSDLGVNPNNEGNQLRILLPQMTEERRREMIKVARHKGEEAKVAVRNIRRKGKEELDRLVKDGEVGEDEGRRAEKDLDDLTQRYVATVDELVKHKEAELLEV from the coding sequence GTGATCGACGACACCCTCCTCGAGGCCGAGGAGAAGATGGAGCGTGCGGTGGAGCACGCCAAGGAGGAGTTCGGCGCCATCCGCACCGGTCGCGCCAACGCCGCCATGTTCTCCAAGGTCATCATCGACTACTACGGCACCCCCACCCCGCTGCCCCAGATGGCGTCCATCGGCGTCCCCGAGCCCCGCATGGTGATCATCAAGCCGTACGACAACTCGCAGATCAACGCCATGGAGAAGGCGATCCGCGACTCCGACCTCGGCGTCAACCCGAACAACGAGGGCAACCAGCTCCGGATCCTGCTCCCGCAGATGACCGAGGAGCGGCGCCGCGAAATGATCAAGGTCGCCCGGCACAAGGGCGAGGAGGCCAAGGTGGCCGTCCGCAACATCCGCCGCAAGGGCAAGGAAGAGCTGGACCGCCTGGTCAAGGACGGCGAGGTCGGCGAGGACGAGGGCCGCCGCGCCGAGAAGGACCTGGACGACCTGACCCAGCGGTACGTCGCCACCGTCGACGAGCTGGTCAAGCACAAGGAAGCGGAGCTGCTCGAGGTCTGA
- a CDS encoding phosphatidate cytidylyltransferase yields MSHPDPYGAPEPRGWDRPDRPPALPWPDPDVGPGPWHRPGANPELYAEPSGRPRPTAGPYPGPAGDPYARPDVDGRRSGPYGEGPGRANGHPDRNHDGPGHPYRDRRDATPGGRAPDRDDLGYRDDRGYRDTAHDRPGYRDAYDDRGRRDGGPRHPAGLDRGHPEGGPWGGRPGGPDDEYPTAQIAPVRDEPEPEPERSSGRRQRGRRRASADRPPTQQSAPSRAGRNLPAAIAVGVGLGAAILVPLFLYPPAFLGVVVAAVAVGTWEMARAVGRSGAHPPLVPLVAGGAITVGLGWFAGPDALSLGLLVTVLGTMIWRLGDGPGNYQRDLTAATLIAVYVPFLGGFAAMLAAAPGDGRLRVLVTLVAVVLSDTGGYAAGVAFGKHPMAPSISPKKSWEGFAGSVTAAAAGSALLIWLLFDVAPWWGALFGVAISCAAVLGDLAESMIKRDLGVKDMSNLLPGHGGLMDRLDSILFAVPTAYLLLAVFVPVVG; encoded by the coding sequence ATGTCCCACCCCGACCCCTACGGCGCCCCCGAGCCCCGCGGCTGGGACCGGCCGGACCGCCCGCCCGCGCTGCCCTGGCCCGACCCTGACGTCGGACCGGGGCCGTGGCACCGCCCGGGCGCCAACCCCGAGCTGTACGCCGAGCCGTCCGGCCGGCCCCGGCCGACGGCCGGCCCGTATCCCGGTCCGGCCGGCGACCCGTACGCCCGGCCGGACGTCGACGGCCGTCGGTCCGGCCCGTACGGCGAGGGCCCCGGCCGCGCCAACGGCCACCCGGACCGGAACCACGACGGCCCCGGCCACCCGTACCGCGACCGTCGCGACGCCACCCCCGGTGGCCGGGCCCCCGACCGTGACGACCTCGGCTACCGCGACGACCGCGGTTACCGGGACACCGCGCACGACCGCCCCGGTTACCGCGACGCCTACGACGACCGTGGTCGGCGCGACGGTGGCCCGCGCCATCCGGCGGGCCTCGACCGGGGTCACCCGGAGGGCGGGCCGTGGGGCGGCCGGCCCGGCGGGCCGGACGACGAGTACCCGACCGCCCAGATCGCCCCGGTGCGGGACGAACCGGAACCGGAGCCCGAGCGGTCGTCGGGCCGGCGTCAGCGCGGGCGCCGGCGGGCCAGTGCGGACCGGCCACCCACCCAGCAGTCCGCGCCCAGCCGGGCCGGTCGCAACCTGCCGGCCGCGATCGCGGTCGGAGTGGGCCTCGGCGCCGCGATCCTGGTGCCGCTCTTCCTCTACCCGCCGGCGTTCCTCGGCGTCGTCGTCGCCGCCGTGGCGGTGGGCACCTGGGAGATGGCCCGCGCGGTGGGCCGCAGCGGCGCCCACCCGCCGCTGGTGCCGCTGGTCGCCGGTGGGGCGATCACCGTCGGGCTGGGCTGGTTCGCCGGCCCGGACGCGCTGAGCCTCGGCCTGCTGGTCACCGTGCTGGGCACGATGATCTGGCGGTTGGGCGACGGCCCGGGCAACTACCAGCGCGACCTGACCGCGGCCACCCTGATCGCGGTCTACGTGCCCTTCCTCGGCGGCTTCGCGGCGATGCTGGCCGCCGCCCCCGGGGACGGGCGACTGCGGGTGCTGGTGACCCTGGTCGCCGTGGTCCTCTCTGACACCGGCGGGTACGCGGCGGGCGTCGCGTTCGGCAAGCACCCGATGGCGCCCTCGATCAGCCCGAAGAAGTCCTGGGAGGGCTTCGCCGGGTCGGTCACCGCGGCGGCGGCCGGCAGCGCCCTGCTGATCTGGCTGCTCTTCGACGTGGCCCCCTGGTGGGGCGCGCTGTTCGGGGTGGCGATCTCCTGCGCGGCGGTCCTCGGTGACCTCGCCGAGTCGATGATCAAGCGGGATCTCGGCGTGAAGGACATGAGCAATCTGCTCCCCGGGCACGGCGGCCTGATGGACCGGCTCGACTCGATCCTCTTCGCGGTGCCGACGGCGTACCTGCTGCTGGCGGTCTTCGTGCCGGTGGTGGGCTGA
- the rlmN gene encoding 23S rRNA (adenine(2503)-C(2))-methyltransferase RlmN: MTSLPLISVDPDARGRKPAMPPRHLADLDLPGRQALVTELGEPAFRAKQVSNHYFGRLVRDPAQMTDLPAATRERLAGSLLPTLLNPVRELACDDGATRKALWRLHDGSLVESVLMGYPDRVTVCISSQAGCGMACPFCATGQAGLTRNLSTAEIVDQAVYLAGVAASGVVAGSPPRLSHVVFMGMGEPLANYSRVVAAIRRLVAPAPEGLGLSQRHITVSTVGLVPAIRRLASEDLSVTLALSLHAPDDELRDELVPVNQRWKVSEVLDAVWDYAATTGRRVSIEYAMIKDVNDQPWRADLLGRLLAGKLAHVNLIPLNPTPGSRWDASPKPVEREFVRRLRDAGVSTTVRDTRGREIDGACGQLAAAEDRDTDAPREATA, encoded by the coding sequence ATGACGAGCCTGCCACTGATCTCCGTAGACCCCGACGCCCGCGGCCGCAAACCCGCGATGCCGCCCCGTCACCTCGCCGACCTGGACCTGCCGGGTCGGCAGGCGCTCGTCACCGAGCTGGGCGAGCCCGCGTTCCGCGCCAAGCAGGTCTCCAACCACTACTTCGGCCGGTTGGTCCGCGACCCCGCGCAGATGACCGACCTGCCGGCGGCCACCCGGGAGCGGCTGGCCGGGTCGCTGCTGCCCACCCTGCTCAACCCGGTACGCGAGCTGGCCTGCGACGACGGGGCCACCCGCAAGGCGCTCTGGCGGCTGCACGACGGCTCGCTGGTGGAGAGCGTGCTGATGGGCTACCCGGACCGGGTCACCGTCTGCATCTCGAGCCAGGCCGGCTGCGGCATGGCCTGCCCGTTCTGCGCCACCGGCCAGGCCGGGCTGACCCGCAACCTCTCCACCGCGGAGATCGTCGACCAGGCGGTCTACCTGGCCGGGGTGGCCGCCTCCGGCGTGGTCGCCGGGTCGCCGCCGCGGCTGTCGCACGTCGTCTTCATGGGCATGGGCGAGCCGCTGGCCAACTACTCGCGGGTCGTCGCGGCGATCCGCCGGCTGGTCGCCCCGGCGCCCGAGGGGCTCGGCCTGTCCCAGCGGCACATCACCGTTTCCACGGTGGGGCTGGTCCCGGCCATCCGCCGACTGGCCAGCGAAGACCTCTCAGTGACCCTTGCGCTGTCGCTGCACGCCCCCGATGATGAGCTGCGCGACGAACTCGTCCCGGTCAACCAGCGCTGGAAGGTGTCCGAGGTGCTGGACGCGGTGTGGGACTACGCGGCCACGACGGGTCGTCGCGTGTCGATCGAGTACGCGATGATCAAGGACGTGAACGACCAGCCGTGGAGAGCCGATCTGCTCGGACGGCTGCTGGCCGGCAAGCTGGCCCACGTGAACCTCATCCCGCTCAACCCGACTCCGGGCAGCCGCTGGGACGCCAGCCCGAAGCCGGTCGAGCGGGAGTTCGTCCGGCGGTTGCGCGACGCCGGGGTGTCGACCACGGTGCGGGACACCCGGGGACGCGAAATCGACGGCGCGTGTGGGCAGCTCGCCGCCGCCGAGGACAGGGACACCGATGCGCCGCGCGAAGCAACGGCGTGA
- a CDS encoding DivIVA domain-containing protein produces MASQGQRFRRKALRRGYKVDEVDAFLDRVEATLAGQPVGAPVASQEVHDVVFRVRFNGYDEWQVDLHLDRVERQLAELEERGGVHGGRGGDPRMGDRLGPPMRDDRGLSPVPQPPMPPRAMPAQAGPPADRYGRYDEPTGAFAGGYDAPRGGYDPRGPGGPGPMGPGAPMGHGGPPSRGLPPGPGGYGQDEPHFDGFEAGRHGRTDMTAEIRMPERDPRDMRGRGPGGPPALPQQGMGGGPMPGPPMAGPPVGGPPMVGPPMAGPPGSELYRVDQIRRSFQVRRFGSGYDPDQVDRFFESLLGGMQGRNPMPVNPKDLDTLRFGLVPGGYFEAEVDAALKDVQDILFGR; encoded by the coding sequence GTGGCGAGTCAGGGTCAGCGTTTCCGGCGTAAGGCGCTCCGCCGGGGATACAAGGTCGACGAGGTGGACGCCTTCCTGGACCGGGTCGAGGCGACCCTCGCCGGCCAGCCGGTGGGCGCGCCCGTGGCCTCCCAGGAGGTCCACGACGTCGTCTTCCGGGTCCGCTTCAACGGCTACGACGAGTGGCAGGTGGACCTGCACCTGGACCGGGTCGAGCGGCAGCTGGCCGAGCTGGAGGAGCGCGGGGGCGTCCACGGCGGGCGGGGCGGCGATCCCCGGATGGGCGATCGGCTCGGCCCGCCGATGCGTGACGACCGTGGCCTGTCGCCGGTGCCGCAGCCGCCGATGCCGCCCCGGGCGATGCCCGCGCAGGCCGGCCCGCCCGCCGACCGCTACGGCCGGTACGACGAGCCGACCGGCGCCTTCGCCGGCGGGTACGACGCCCCCCGCGGCGGGTACGACCCGCGCGGCCCGGGCGGCCCCGGCCCGATGGGTCCGGGCGCCCCGATGGGGCACGGTGGCCCGCCGTCGCGCGGCCTGCCCCCGGGCCCCGGCGGGTACGGCCAGGACGAGCCGCACTTCGACGGCTTCGAGGCCGGCCGGCACGGGCGTACCGACATGACCGCCGAGATCCGGATGCCCGAGCGGGACCCGCGTGACATGCGCGGTCGCGGCCCGGGCGGGCCGCCGGCCCTGCCGCAGCAGGGCATGGGCGGGGGCCCGATGCCCGGTCCGCCGATGGCCGGCCCGCCCGTCGGTGGCCCGCCGATGGTCGGCCCCCCGATGGCCGGCCCGCCCGGGAGCGAGCTCTACCGGGTGGACCAGATCCGCCGCAGCTTTCAGGTGCGCCGCTTCGGCAGCGGGTACGACCCGGACCAGGTGGACCGCTTCTTCGAGAGCCTGCTGGGCGGCATGCAGGGCCGTAACCCGATGCCGGTGAACCCGAAGGACCTGGACACCCTGCGCTTCGGTCTGGTGCCCGGCGGCTACTTCGAGGCCGAGGTCGACGCCGCCCTCAAGGACGTGCAGGACATCCTCTTCGGCCGCTGA